A DNA window from Hemibagrus wyckioides isolate EC202008001 linkage group LG11, SWU_Hwy_1.0, whole genome shotgun sequence contains the following coding sequences:
- the LOC131361984 gene encoding cell surface glycoprotein 1-like gives MDPTTCGEPSPTYERSLFRMDPTTCEEPIPSYERPLSCMDPTTCEEPIPTYERPLSCMDPTTCDEPIPTYERPLSCMDPTTCDEPIPTYERPLSFMDPATCEEPIPTYERPLSCMDPTTCEEPIHTYERPLSCMDPTTCEEPIHTYERPLSCMDPTICGEPLSSMDPITCMDPTTCGEPIPTYERPLSFMDPTTCDEPIPTYERPLSCMDPTTCGEPIPTYERPLSCMDPTTCGEPLSSMEPTTCMDPTTCGEPISTYERPLSCMEETIPLHKPFLCDESIPSNATIPIEEAITFRESTAFHSSSAPASCPD, from the coding sequence atggatcccaccacctgtggggagcccagccccacctatgagaggtcccTTTTCCgtatggaccccaccacctgtgaggagcccatcccctcctatgagaggcctctctcatgtatggaccccaccacctgtgaggagcccatccccacctatgagaggcctctctcctgtatggaccccaccacctgtgacgagcccatccccacctatgagaggcctctctcctgtatggaccccaccacctgtgacgagcccatccccacctatgagaggcctctctcctttatgGATCCcgccacctgtgaggagcccatccccacctatgagaggcctctctcctgtatggatcccaccacctgtgaggagcccatccacacctatgagaggcctctgtcctgtatggatcccaccacctgtgaggagcccatccacacctatgagaggcctctctcctgtatggatcccaccatcTGTGGGGAGCCTCTCTCCTCTATGGATCCCAtcacctgtatggatcccaccacctgtggggagcccatccccacctatgagaggcctctctcctttatggatcccaccacctgtgacgagcccatccccacctatgagaggcctctctcctgtatggatcccaccacctgtggggagcccatccccacctatgagaggcctctctcctgtatggatcccaccacctgtggggagcctctctcctctatggaacccaccacctgtatggatcccaccacctgtggggagcccatctccacctatgagaggcctctctcctgtatggaggAGACCATCCCCTTGCACAAACCCTTCCTCTGTGATGAATCCATCCCTAGTAATGCAACCATCCCCATTGAGGAGGCCATCACCTTCAGGGAATCCACAGCGTTTCACAGTTCCTCTGCCCCAGCCTCATGTCCAGATTAA
- the LOC131361071 gene encoding activin receptor type-1B-like has translation MDKTRILIVCFAVLGFGGGCDGLLCNCTTSQCEKNGYRCETTGACMASASLIDGQEQHMRTCIDKEKLVPPGQPFFCLSVEGLLNIHCCYTDYCNSVDLKVTSGLGAQRYNDEQPQYPVFPKLLKILLRKYNSQANKIVLNGPATNTSDTA, from the exons ATGGATAAAACCCGAATCCTGATCGTATGTTTCGCTGTTTTGGGATTTGGTGGAGGATGTGATG GTCTGTTGTGTAATTGCACCACGTCTCAGTGTGAAAAGAATGGCTACCGCTGTGAGACAACGGGGGCCTGCATGGCTTCAGCCTCCCTTATTGATGGCCAGGAGCAGCACATGCGAACCTGTATTGACAAAGAAAAGCTGGTTCCTCCTGGGCAACCCTTCTTCTGCCTGAGCGTCGAGGGTCTGCTCAACATCCACTGCTGCTATACGGACTACTGCAACAGTGTGGACCTCAAGGTGACCTCAG GATTGGGTGCTCAGAGATACAACGATGAGCAGCCACAGTATCCGGTGTTTCCCAAACTCCTGAAGATTCTCCTGAGAAAATACAATTCACAAGCAAACAAAATTGTACTAAATGGACCAGCGACCAACACATCTGACACCGCCTGA
- the LOC131361441 gene encoding dynein regulatory complex subunit 2-like, with the protein MRQTRTAALREEFDKLIQNFERVVDCKDNFIKLLVSDLSEAEQQSALAHGAHLQSLDHLLELQKSRLAALESHWNTSVKELSTEYNTEREQLFKLQQQEIEYLKAETQALMQRYEEKYFEAIQDYEYTLDRNKIKYAGMKHAVKTRMTEQKQWYLEEQQKYINTTDDKTNNTFDLQEAIKQMNLNKKHMQKLQGTINALRSHLSSSHRNTKEALDVLYDCEPINEEIRELKANLSAWPLKSRLANYCQHTYDTINKLQNIIQEGEALLRVVDVCHKLETVQEKVLPFYTSSSNAKKKEKAHALEVMSEELAQTMVDQTDLEKFWQRYNKVVLERMCLEQEKKVLRSEKQQLKSLLKQYMDGISGRDEILEQPNSLLMVSRPPLLDAPAPETKRKTHKH; encoded by the exons ATGCGCCAGACGCGAACAGCGGCGCTGCGTGAAGAGTTTGATAAACTCATCCAAAATTTTGAGAGAGTCGTGGACTGCAAGGACAACTTCATTAAA TTATTGGTGTCTGATCTGAGTGAAGCGGAGCAGCAGTCAGCACTGGCTCACGGAGCTCATCTCCAGTCTCTGGATCATCTGCTGGAGCTTCAGAAAAGCAGACTGGCAGCACTGGAGTCACACTGGAACACCAGTGTTAAGGAGCTCAGTACTGAGTACAACACAGAGAG GGAGCAACTTTTTAAGCTCCAGCAGCAGGAGATTGAGTATCTCAAGGCAGAAACCCAGGCCTTGATGCAGCGTTATGAGGAAAAATATTTTGAAGCCATACAGGATTATGAGTACACACTTGACCGCAACAAAATAAAG TATGCTGGCATGAAGCATGCAGTAAAAACCAGAATGACTGAGCAGAAGCAGTGGTACCTGGAAGAACAGCAGAAGTACATAAACACCACCGATGATAAAACGAATAACACTTTTGATTTGCAAGAGGCCATCAAGCAAATGAACCTGAACAAGAAGCACATGCAGAAACTGCAG GGCACCATCAATGCACTGCGTTCTCATCTGAGCTCCAGTCACAGGAACACTAAGGAAGCTTTAGATGTTCTTTATGATTGTGAGCCAATTAATGAGGAAATCCGAGAGCTGAAAGCCAACCTCTCTGCCTGGCCCCTAAAATCACGGCTAGCTAATTACTGTCAGCACACCTATGACACAATTAacaaattacaaaatattataCAAGAG GGCGAGGCGTTGTTACGTGTGGTTGATGTGTGTCACAAGCTTGAAACGGTGCAGGAGAAGGTGCTGCCCTTTTACACGTCATCttcaaatgctaaaaaaaaagagaaagcacATGCTTTGGAAGTGATGTCTGAGGAGTTGGCACAG ACAATGGTGGACCAAACAGATTTAGAAAAGTTCTGGCAACGATATAACAAGGTTGTGCTGGAGCGCATGTGTTTGGAACAGGAGAAGAAGGTCCTAAGATCGGAGAAGCAGCAGCTGAAGAGTCTTCTCAAGCAGTACATGGATGGAATCTCTGGCAGGGACGAGATCCTAGAGCAGCCGAACTCACTGCTCATGGTGTCCCGCCCACCACTCCTAGACGCTCCAGCtccagaaacaaaaagaaagacacaTAAGCATTAG